In Aricia agestis chromosome 16, ilAriAges1.1, whole genome shotgun sequence, one genomic interval encodes:
- the LOC121734697 gene encoding uncharacterized protein LOC121734697 — protein MVVFMPRFKKCCCCLSLRTGSLVIGYVSMVLSCLALTGTSLSLYKVVTFVDSHKDEGVADHTPEEFERVALSLYITHAYLLLVFVYYFVISLLLVIGVHLNKSRILRYYFNAGLFLFCLALATVVVSTVFLHFVVTLSLLKWCLIIFYCLIMIRSTYLEMEEQSKPREFEMQNLYNPLRPPHTLYE, from the exons ATGGTAGTGTTTATGCCGCGTTTCAAAAAGTGCTGTTGTTGTTTATCTCTAAGGACTGGTTCTCTTGTTATTGGATATGTTTCTATG GTTCTGTCCTGCCTAGCACTAACCGGGACATCCCTTTCCTTATACAAAGTGGTCACGTTTGTGGACTCACACAAGGACGAGGGAGTAGCTGACCACACACCAGAGGAGTTTGAGCGTGTGGCCCTAAGTTTATACATCACACACGCGTACCTGTTGCTTGTGTTTGTGTATTACTTCGTTATAAGCCTCCTACTAGTCATTGGTGTGCATTTG aacaaATCGAGGATACTGCGATACTACTTCAACGCCGGACTTTTCTTGTTCTGCCTCGCGTTGGCCACTGTTGTGGTATCCACTgtgtttttacattttgttgtgaCGCTCTCCTTATTGAAATGGTGTC TTATAATTTTCTACTGCCTTATTATGATTCGTAGTACCTATTTAGAAATGGAAGAACAGAGTAAACCCCGTGAATTTGAAATGCAGAACCTGTACAACCCGCTGAGGCCTCCACACACTTTATACGAGTGA
- the LOC121734732 gene encoding uncharacterized protein LOC121734732, translating into MGLYEKFKKSLKGSLKTWTRCNRPELTSYCGCCDLSTGIYIRSVATVVITAASIIFNCFLLLSVIDARKRIRNADMATLEEFLDSEQPADLNSVFMILDGLVAYLIIWSHFKLFCIVRNLWTIYALYKKRRRSLKLLLYIGVPCWIFDGCLSIIGGILLRYLAKGMLFINFMFEGYNLLAIHSKYKDISGKSRIVKDFGITPEIIRPHITSAPETPVDTRSEPHCITCKCFVRHDNDCPHVNNYVNNVGATPVAAAQTIENMLPITPEALSSTENKSEETLNFKDNPIIFNQDILQGVHTATPTSQTNEEDNIRDTNKYRPQRPTTLAIRPIVIKEEKTDLCDTPVIYDETQFNVGTSSVIERV; encoded by the exons ATGGGATTATATGAGAAGTTCAAGAAAAGTCTGAAAGGAAG tttaaaAACATGGACTCGGTGCAACAGGCCGGAGCTCACCTCGTACTGCGGATGCTGCGATCTCTCCACCGGGATCTACATCAGATCAGTCGCTACTGTG GTGATAACAGCAGCGTCAATAATATTCAACTGTTTCCTACTCCTCTCCGTGATCGACGCGAGGAAGAGGATTCGCAATGCTGACATGGCCACCTTGGAAGAATTCCTCGACTCTGAGCAGCCAGCAGACCTGAATAGTGTTTTCATGATACTGGACGGCTTGGTAGCCTACTTGATCATCTGGAGTCACTTCAAACTCTTCTGTATCGTCCGAAACCTGTGGACTATTTACGCTCTTTATAAG AAAAGGCGTCGCTCATTGAAGTTGTTACTGTACATAGGCGTACCCTGCTGGATTTTCGACGGATGTCTATCTATCATTGGTGGCATACTCTTGAGGTACCTAGCCAAAGGAATGTTGTTTATCAACTTTA TGTTCGAAGGCTACAATCTTCTGGCAATACACAGTAAATACAAGGATATTTCTGGAAAATCTAGAATAGTCAAAGACTTTGGTATAACCCCTGAAATAATCAGGCCGCATATAACAAGTGCACCAGAAACTCCTGTGGATACAAGAAGTGAGCCTCATTGCATCACTTGTAAATGCTTTGTTAGACACGATAATGATTGTCCGCATGTAAACAATTATGTTAATAATGTTGGAGCAACGCCAGTAGCTGCAGCTCAAACTATTGAAAATATGTTGCCTATTACTCCTGAAGCATTAAGTTCTACAGAAAACAAAAGCGAagaaactttaaattttaaagataatccaataatttttaatcaagATATACTTCAAGGTGTGCATACGGCTACACCAACTTCACAAACAAACGAAGAAGATAATATAAGAGATACAAATAAATATAGACCTCAAAGACCAACCACATTAGCTATAAGACCAATAGTCATCAAAGAAGAGAAGACAGACCTATGTGATACGCCCGTTATATACGATGAAACACAGTTCAATGTCGGAACAAGTTCAGTTATTGAAagagtgtaa